In Paeniglutamicibacter kerguelensis, one genomic interval encodes:
- the exaC gene encoding acetaldehyde dehydrogenase ExaC — MTVYVNPNTEGSLVHFKTRYDHYIGGQWVAPIKGQYFENVTPVTGKGFCEVGRGTAEDIEAAIDAAEAAAGPWGKTSPAARAVILNKIADRIEENLEMLAVAETWDNGKAVRETINADLPLAIDHFRYFAGAIRAQEGGLSQLDDNTTSYHFHEPLGVVGQIIPWNFPILMAVWKLAPALAAGNAIVLKPAEQTPVSILVLMELIGDLIPAGVLNVVNGFGVEAGKPLASNKRIRKIAFTGETTTGRLIMQYASENLIPVTLELGGKSPNIFFEDIAAKDDAFYDKAQEGFTMFALNQGEVCTCPSRALVQDSIYDTFMPDVIKRTEAIKQGNPLDTETMMGAQASNDQLEKILSYLDIGKAEGAKVLTGGGRAELGGDLEGGYYVQPTIFEGHNKMRIFQEEIFGPVVSVARFSDYDHAIEIANDTLYGLGSGVWSRNGNTAYRAGRDIQAGRVWVNQYHAYPAHSAFGGYKSSGIGRENHKMMLDHYQQTKNLLVSYSEDKLGFF, encoded by the coding sequence ATGACTGTCTACGTAAACCCGAACACCGAAGGATCCCTCGTTCACTTCAAGACCCGATACGACCACTACATCGGTGGGCAGTGGGTGGCTCCGATCAAGGGGCAGTATTTCGAAAACGTCACCCCTGTCACCGGCAAGGGATTCTGCGAGGTCGGCCGCGGCACTGCGGAGGACATCGAGGCGGCAATTGATGCAGCGGAGGCCGCGGCGGGCCCGTGGGGCAAGACCAGCCCGGCTGCGCGCGCGGTGATCCTGAACAAGATCGCCGACCGCATCGAGGAAAACCTGGAAATGCTCGCCGTCGCCGAAACCTGGGACAACGGCAAGGCCGTGCGCGAAACGATCAACGCCGACCTCCCGCTGGCCATCGACCACTTCCGCTACTTCGCCGGCGCCATCCGCGCCCAGGAGGGCGGCCTCTCGCAGCTCGACGACAACACCACCTCGTACCACTTCCACGAGCCGCTCGGCGTGGTCGGCCAGATCATCCCGTGGAACTTCCCGATCCTCATGGCCGTCTGGAAGCTCGCCCCGGCCCTCGCGGCGGGCAACGCCATCGTCCTGAAGCCCGCCGAGCAGACCCCCGTCTCCATCCTGGTCCTTATGGAACTGATCGGCGACCTGATCCCGGCCGGCGTACTGAACGTCGTCAACGGCTTCGGCGTGGAGGCGGGCAAGCCGCTGGCCTCCAACAAGCGCATCCGCAAGATCGCGTTCACCGGCGAGACGACCACGGGCCGGCTGATCATGCAGTATGCCTCCGAGAACCTCATCCCGGTCACCCTGGAGCTCGGCGGCAAGTCCCCGAACATCTTCTTCGAGGACATCGCGGCCAAGGACGACGCGTTCTACGACAAGGCCCAGGAGGGCTTCACCATGTTCGCGCTGAACCAGGGCGAGGTCTGCACCTGCCCGTCGCGCGCGCTGGTGCAGGACTCCATCTACGACACGTTCATGCCGGACGTCATCAAGCGCACCGAGGCCATCAAGCAGGGCAACCCGCTGGACACCGAGACCATGATGGGTGCCCAAGCCTCCAACGACCAGCTGGAAAAGATCCTGTCCTACCTGGACATCGGCAAGGCCGAGGGCGCCAAGGTGCTCACCGGCGGCGGGCGCGCCGAGCTCGGCGGGGACCTTGAGGGCGGCTACTACGTGCAGCCGACCATCTTCGAGGGCCACAACAAGATGCGCATCTTCCAGGAGGAGATCTTCGGCCCCGTCGTCTCGGTGGCCCGCTTCAGCGACTACGACCATGCCATCGAGATCGCCAACGACACCCTGTACGGGCTGGGCTCGGGCGTGTGGAGCCGCAACGGCAACACCGCCTACCGCGCCGGCCGCGACATCCAGGCCGGCCGCGTCTGGGTCAACCAATACCACGCCTACCCGGCGCACTCGGCGTTCGGCGGCTACAAGTCCTCTGGCATCGGGCGTGAGAACCACAAGATGATGCTGGACCACTACCAGCAGACCAAGAACCTGCTGGTCTCCTACTCGGAGGACAAGCTCGGCTTCTTCTAA
- a CDS encoding GAP family protein, with protein sequence MLTAIGEFLPLALGMTLSPLPLIAIVVLVLSANGTGRSLGFMAGRLIGIAMMLTAMTLAAEALPESSEATTLSGLLKISLGLGLIYVAARKWRKRPQGETEPKVPGWMSSLNTISAPRAFSMGLALTVANPKELAFTLGAAISIGAAHEQPGAIIVLALIYTVLSGASVLAPVILHLVAPGRARSVLGPVQAWLLRHQSTVVGVVLLALGVVLISDGLTYL encoded by the coding sequence ATGCTCACCGCCATCGGCGAATTCCTGCCCCTCGCACTCGGCATGACGCTCAGTCCGCTGCCGTTGATCGCGATTGTTGTCCTGGTGCTCTCCGCCAACGGGACCGGACGCAGCCTGGGGTTCATGGCAGGGCGCCTGATTGGCATCGCGATGATGCTCACCGCTATGACGCTTGCGGCCGAGGCCTTGCCGGAGTCCTCGGAAGCCACCACGCTCAGCGGCCTGCTGAAGATCTCGCTTGGCCTTGGACTCATCTATGTGGCCGCGCGAAAGTGGCGCAAGAGGCCGCAGGGGGAAACCGAACCCAAGGTGCCGGGGTGGATGTCGAGCCTCAACACGATTTCCGCGCCGCGCGCCTTCAGCATGGGTCTCGCGTTGACTGTCGCCAACCCGAAGGAACTGGCCTTCACCTTGGGCGCGGCGATCTCCATCGGCGCAGCGCACGAGCAGCCCGGAGCCATCATCGTCCTGGCATTGATCTACACGGTGTTGTCCGGTGCCAGCGTCCTGGCGCCTGTCATCCTGCACCTCGTTGCGCCCGGGCGCGCCCGGAGCGTCCTGGGCCCCGTTCAAGCATGGCTGTTGCGCCACCAGTCAACGGTGGTCGGCGTCGTGCTGTTGGCCTTGGGCGTCGTGCTGATCAGTGACGGGCTGACCTACCTCTAG
- a CDS encoding GAF domain-containing protein — protein MPLISPASQSHQRRALRAHEILGANDHRNSVLQLRDVVRESWIRSIGFQEDSTSNEHTVLADGDLHQLRTDSPLRLVLPVFDRLLLEPARDTGLILAIGDHTGRLLWVKGESQVLRKAESMAFVPGADWSERTVGTSAPGTALATGGGVQVSGAEHFNEIAHSWSCSAVPIHAPDTGEVIGVVDLTGGEEAVAPYSLALLKAAVAAAESELRWQQQRIEPTAAKHSIFTVPGRRAKTDADSRLRLMPATGPAVVRGTRQLELSTRHAELLTLLSWHPRGLSGEELVDLLHVNPDAADLGTLRAELVRLRKVLSGFDKSLVPLSRPYRLAKVPRSDARDVLTAIESGDLDAALKHYDGPVIERSSAPGIEAIREEVFAALRQAMLQDGTEQQLLHFLQAPETQSDEELLSTTLQVLPARSPHRALIVAALERLEANG, from the coding sequence ATGCCGCTGATTTCCCCGGCTTCGCAGTCGCACCAGCGTCGTGCGCTAAGGGCCCATGAAATTTTGGGTGCAAATGACCATCGAAATTCCGTCCTTCAATTGCGCGACGTCGTCAGGGAATCATGGATTCGCTCCATCGGCTTCCAAGAGGACTCGACATCCAATGAACACACGGTGCTGGCCGACGGGGACCTGCACCAATTGCGCACCGACTCTCCGCTGCGCCTGGTGCTTCCCGTCTTTGACAGGCTTCTGTTGGAGCCTGCTCGGGACACTGGGTTGATCCTCGCCATCGGCGACCACACCGGTCGCCTGCTCTGGGTCAAGGGCGAAAGCCAAGTGCTCCGGAAAGCCGAATCCATGGCCTTTGTCCCGGGGGCAGACTGGTCCGAGCGCACGGTGGGAACCTCCGCGCCGGGCACGGCCCTGGCCACGGGCGGGGGGGTGCAGGTCTCGGGCGCCGAACATTTCAACGAAATCGCCCACTCTTGGAGTTGTTCCGCCGTTCCCATCCACGCGCCTGACACCGGCGAAGTGATTGGCGTGGTCGACCTGACCGGCGGGGAGGAAGCAGTTGCCCCGTATTCGCTGGCCCTGCTCAAGGCGGCCGTGGCAGCGGCGGAATCCGAGCTTCGCTGGCAGCAGCAAAGAATCGAACCGACCGCCGCAAAGCACAGCATTTTCACCGTTCCCGGCCGGCGTGCCAAGACGGATGCCGATTCCCGGTTGCGGCTCATGCCGGCCACCGGGCCCGCGGTGGTTCGCGGGACCAGACAACTGGAGCTCAGCACCAGGCATGCGGAACTCCTGACCCTGCTGAGCTGGCATCCACGAGGGCTCAGCGGCGAAGAACTCGTGGACCTGCTGCACGTGAACCCGGATGCCGCGGACCTTGGAACCCTGCGTGCGGAACTGGTGCGGCTACGCAAGGTGCTATCCGGCTTCGACAAGTCCCTGGTTCCGCTTTCGCGCCCCTATCGACTGGCGAAGGTTCCGCGCAGCGACGCACGCGACGTTCTGACGGCCATCGAGTCGGGTGATTTGGACGCCGCCCTGAAACACTACGACGGGCCGGTGATTGAACGTTCGAGCGCACCGGGCATCGAAGCGATCCGTGAGGAAGTCTTTGCCGCGCTGCGCCAGGCGATGCTGCAGGACGGCACCGAACAACAATTGCTGCATTTCCTGCAGGCCCCCGAAACACAAAGCGACGAGGAATTGCTGAGCACCACTTTGCAGGTGCTGCCGGCCCGTTCGCCGCACCGCGCGCTGATAGTTGCCGCGCTCGAGCGGCTGGAAGCGAACGGCTAG